The Impatiens glandulifera unplaced genomic scaffold, dImpGla2.1, whole genome shotgun sequence region tcccaaaccggtaattttgctgtactaccggtttggtaccttgaattaatgaagatcatttctttccatttcagtcaaaaatcaaagaaatcctaaagtaaatgaccaacattaaatgcgtcgtatcaaaccaaatcaaatcactcttggaaacagaaatatccgctttcaagaagcatgcctgatccgaTTTGACTAGACATACTCTTATCCCCTTGAAAATTGACAAAacatttatgaccagacataaacggtctgatttttcaaaatattctcatttaatgcaCCCAACCACTCAAGCTATAAAAAGGGCTCAATCCTTCATCTTCAAACACGCTTCCattactcttctctctctaaagcttgaaagCTCAAAGAACTCCTTTCGATTCTCATTCCCACACTTCTCCAAAATGACTGTTGAACTAAGAAACTCAATCGTAGTCAACTTCGAAGAAAtaaaagatggccggtttcacGATACTATCTttcaaccgatcatagaattAGGGCTTCAAAACTTTCTTGAAGGCTCAGACACCATCCTTGTCGAGGATGTGTGCGAGTTCTTCAATAATGGGCACATTCTTGATGATGGTAGTATaaggaccatcattgacggaaAATTTCTTCGGCTTACCGAAGAGCATTTTGTTGCtttcttcaaccttccaaccgaaggattctatgacttcccaacgccattctttccggctaaggaagacttcggctatatcttctcctcttccatcgAACCGGTCGACAACcacgggaagaaagaaaaactcgctcctcactaccaagtctttcatgatttggttcagcggtctatcatgggccgaatgcccaaccaaaactataaccgggaggctttcgacatcatgatagccatcatccgcaaatCATCCATCAACTGGTCctcctacctcttcaacaacttgaagcaGCTCATAATCGCTCCAAGAGGAAGGATCGGTTTCGCTCCACAATTCTCTCGATTTTTGGAGACTCATCGCCGCAACCTCGGgcccggtgttcctgtcggaccggccaacactctgactctatccatgctagataggtggatatcgaggattgaggaacggacacccgacaacaccgtgaCCAAGTGGCTTGTCAGAATGCTAGAGGGGGATTGGATCGATCTTGATTAGATTGTCTATTTTTCTttcggtttttggtcatttttttgTACGACCAAAAACCGCTTCACTACTCTTTGCTTcggacttatttataaaattttctaatttttaaagtctccggttattcacaatatttttctttccggttttgacttcaataaacataagacttcatgttaaacgaaactttcggttaacaaagcttccggtaaatcaaaatttcaaacaaaacctgaaaagtttgaaaaacataccgcccacagttttaccgcacaaaatttaccgcccattgttttctccgcatttaccgccgaaagttactgcagtaacttttggaagTAAAATTGGCCCCAAAAACATAACCAAgtgacggttcgtcttccaaccgttcgaaaccgcctcctatataagttcaaaacagTTCATTTTCTACgcaagctttctctctctaaaatctcaATATCTTAAAAAGCTCTCTAACTTCCGTTCATCgctgttcttcatctttttcattCACAAGATTAACATGGCTCTAGGtaaagcaccctttcaatggatgttgcaggtcgatttcaacgacatcgacgaacacgcCGGGGAGGAAAACAAGGTCGTGCTGCAATCGCTGAGGGATGCGGGATTGGAAACGTTTCTCTCTGGTCCGTTCGTCGTGCACCCGACGGAGGTCATGGAGTTTCTGGTGACGGCGACTCTAACGAAGAGGAAAGTCTCCGCCACCGTCAGCAGCAAAGAGGTTAACATCACAGAGGAGATTTTCTCTGAAGCACTCGGTTTGCCAAATACCGGGTTGGACTTCAAAACAAGCCTAACCGATGCAGAATCCAACGCGGTCTGGTTGGTAATATCGGCTGACGACCAGGATCTGGTGACTCATTCAAGCCGAAGAACAAACTCAAACCGGAGTTCAAATGGTTGTTGAACATAATCTCTCGTTCACTTCAAGGAAGAGGAGGTAATTTCGATAACCTAACCAAACTCAAATTGAAAATGATGATGGcgattgtccgcggtgacaagatagatTAGGGAGCCGTTATCTTCGAATAGTTCTGTGAAATGGTAAtaaagaaggatggccgggttcaggccttcgcaatgcagattgtaaaaattcttaagttccttaatgtggaacttggtgaaggtgaacctcTCCCACCCGCTAACATTCTTACCTCTAAGCCAATGAGCAAGAAGACTGTCAAAGCGGCCAAGCCGAAGTCCTTAAAAGGAACAGGTTCATCCGTTCCTGCTGGAGAAAGCTCGAAACAAGAAGATCCTAAGgggaaggcggttcaagccgaGGCCTCCCAGAAGAAAAAGGGAAGGAAGAAGCCATCCGCAAAGAAGAGCTCCAACAAGCCTgctgactccgagaaaactctttcctcggatcATTCGCCAAAGAGAACCGGAGACGTCTTTCAGCCTATTCTCATCAACACCGTTCATCCTATCCATGTCGACTCTCCATCACCGAGGCAAGCCGAACCCTCGGAGAGCCAAGAAACCGAGTCAACATCAAAGGAGGTAGTAGATGTTAGTGTtcactctgaaaactccaagtctCCTAACAAGAACATCGACGAGGTAATGGCCGACGTAGGTTTAAATACCTCAGAAGTCAttgtggacgtagtccaaaatattgttaaggaaaccgaagacgatgtgtcaagtcgtcttaagccagctgatcaggttgagatacccggtCAAAGTGAAATCCATTCGGTCGAAGAGACGGCCAAAACTGATAACATcacccctccggctcaggagggaaatactgaagaaaaagaaccatTCGGTTCGGTGGGGAACAAGTCCGTTCCAATCGATACAACGCTCCAATCGGCCCAAGATGGGCCAGTTAATTCAACTTTAACACCTGAAGGTCCAATTCAGATTAACAAAGGCAAAGAGGTTTTACTTGAAGATTCTACGGTAAAGGGAAAAGGTGTTATGCAAACCGGTTCCCAACCTGAGATTATAACCGAGGCCGAGGTCCTCATTTcagcagaagaagaggaggagatgtTTCAGCAACTCCTTCTAGATATGAACAAAGATGCTGGTGAGTTTATATCACCATACCACTTATGGATCAAGCTCCGTTGTGAGACAAAGCTATCACACATGATCCCAGAAATGAGCGGTAACAAACACTGGGAAAAACTATTGGAACTTGAAGAAGTGGCTCTCAAACTTGCGGGTACCAATGTTATTCAAGCCGCATTCAGCAAAACCGCGGCGATTCAAGAATGTGCCCGGTTACATGCAGTAGAAGATGCACTAAGAGAGCCATAAGGAGAAACTTTAACTCCAATCGAAGCGAGAATGTTTGAGCGGTTTCACCTAGTGCGGgaaaaactcattaaaaatattgacCGACTCGAAGCAGAATGGAGGAACGATTGCAGACATCACTTAACCCATGCTGACCTATATCAAAGCAAGCCTTTCTTTGCTACCGGAGAGACCTCCATGACAGCAGAAAACCGGGGCAGCGACCCTCCTCAGACTGATAAGGCTCCGGAATTTGAGCAGGTAAAGCAAGTGGTGATCGATACAATCATCTCTTGCCTTGGGAAATACAACATTGCAaccgatgagaagattgcaacCGTTGAAACTAATCTGACAAACACTATCCGGGGATCCGTTCAAACCGAGATTGCCAACATTGCTCAAACATCGATCAGGTCGATGATAGTTGAAACCGTGCAAACTTCAGTCAAGTCATTGATCGCAGAATCTATCCAAACTGCAACCGCTCCTTTGGTAGACATGATGTAGGCTATGGCCGCTCAGATTGGGGAGCTGTCCAAACTCCAAGTCAACAATACTCAAGCGCAAATCAATTCTGATGCCGAAACTGCAAAGAGACTTCAAGACGAAGAGagggaaagggaacggttaagGAAGGAAACTGAGGAGAAAGACCTTGCTCTTGCCAAGCAGTGTAATGAGGAAGAACAGACAGCTCTACAAGAACCCATACCGGCTCAACCCTCGCACGCTATAAAGACAAGGAATAAGAACAAGCGAAAAGCGGTTGTAGaggtgatgaagcgggcagaacgaAACAGTCGAAGAGTGATCGAACCGGTCGGTCTAAACGAAGAACctcttgacgaagaagaagaagaggacctcGAAGAACTCAACCGGCGTAAGAAAAAGGCAGTCGAAATTTCAACCGCAACCCCAAGCTCCAGACCAATTATTGCTCAAACGTCTCGCCCACCAAAACCAGCTAGTGGTggttttggattcggcaaaCGAACTCTCGGaatctcaagtgtatgggccggctAGCAATTCGATGCTGAAcgaagagaaagagaatgacATGCACGAGAAGCGGAAGAAAGGAGGgggaaggaaaaagaaaatgaaaaggggggaccatccaaaccttagtttcttttattccttaaaaaaaattaagtaagttgatttcaaaccggccatacattacaagttttgaatatttattctaaataatcaaaaagggagaaattgatagaaaaattaagtaagttaattttcaaaccggccatacattacaagttttgaatatttattctaaataatcaaaaagggagaaattgatagaaaaattaagtaaagttaatttttggaaccggtcagaaaaactaaacaactattaacttctatgtgcaggaacaaatcgaattgcacaaaccggttggagcctcataaaccggctgaataacacttcaaagaaatccagttccaagtgatcaagtcaagatcagaggaaccagtATCAACTTTCTCAGAGAGACCcgctagcaaagacaagtccacatcccagccggactatactgtgtaagaaacaaccggaaactacaatctggaaagatgacgtaatatgacgaaatagacgtgtcttgaaGGGATAAacgaagataagatccgatcagaagcatgcgaggaaagcaatgatgatttactgatccgacttcgacagccggaaggtgcatgcctgacacgtgtcctaatctgcaaaccggcaacgtcatctttacctgaggagtgtctgcatgcttgccaagtgttgaggaaggtgaaacgtgcaagcaaccttcaTGCACCAGCGTGACGCTGGATTAACCAATCTCACAGTGAGAGAAAAAAGTAACCGTTGGGATCATccttactataaaaggaagacgaagcaacctcattaatggcgacacaagttacgaaaatcttagagagataaagaaatcttacgcgcgatccaaaaccgttgtgtcattaaccggaagctttgtttgtgtgtgtttgtgttgtatttgtgtattacatcaagagtgaattggtgtaaccggcgagtagcgagttgggctcgaccggctgtgttattgttgtaactttgaaagttagtggagatccttctcataacctgagaagaaggggtgacgtaggagggtttgctccgaacatccataaaaatcttgtctcgtgttattttcttcatttactgcttactcatctaacctaaccacaaaccaaaagcaatcttactccttatatcaaaaaccggtccactcatatttctaaaaccgactcctcctaaacatcatctaagtcgcatacgttgtttcagactgaaacaaacatttccgcccttgaacccggttcaagagtctgtgacagtttgcgaagtgctgagaacggttatagtttCTAAccagactatcaccaaagtgttgtgtgtgttatAAGAGGTCACCCTTCCTAAAACTGGAAAcaacccggtcctccaagggtgtccccgatcctaacaatagttattatttattatttaatgttaggttgttgacttgattatgcaagaaatgaataatcgtttttcagaagttaatacataattacttggttgcatatcatgtcttcatcccagaaattcattctccaaatttgatatttgtaaactcattcgtcttgccAAACTTTATTCCGAAGATTTCACAGGcagagattatttatttttgaaacaacaacttcgggcttacttatttaatttgcggatgatcctcaattttcttcaattgaagatttgagaatttttgctcagaaattggttgcaacagaaaaaacatatagtctttccattggtttatcgattgatagagttgaCTTTAGTTTTACCAGTTGCAACTGCATCTGTTGAAAGAGTATTTTCTGCAATGAAAATCTGAagactgatttgcgtaatcgaatgggagatgaatggatgaatgatagtttagttgtatatgttgagaaatatattttctcaacaattgaaaatgagccaatattgcaatattttcaacaaatgaaatctcgtagaataaatttgtcttcttttgtaccgactcatggacaagaataatttagtaattgtgcttattagtattttgtaattgtgtttgttagtatttttatgtaattaccaagtaaaattttaattagaaaatgcatttatttggttgcaaaaaaaaagctacgttactatgtatttgaCCCCCCGAGAAAaaatttctgggtccgccactacTTCTTATAATTCTCTATTAAGTGAGTAAAGTTTTAGTAACATCCTCTCTGGAAGTTTGATGAGATGCAGTATTATATTAGtcaataatatatagataatgaaCTAAGATGTAATGAAcctttctttataatttaaaactgaATTAGGAGttcttttatgaaaatttagattatgcattattaatttaacttataatgTCAATTTGTAACTTATTGATTTGCCAAAATTCATTGTTGTTACTGAGAATGcaattattagataaaaatagaTTAACTTTGGTTATATAGTCTTAGTACTTTGgagaaattaaataacaattttaaatgatttttggtCTAAATTGGCTTATTTTCATaacattattctttttttagaaaaattgatATCAATAATTAGAATATACATGTTGTGCACAAGTTTAAGGCAATTTCAATTGTATTTCTCTTCACTAGTATTTGCATGTTGCATATTGGGgaaataaaagttgacataaaatttGAGACATCATATGCTGGTAAGAATATAACTAAACAGTTAATAAGGTACTCCATTACACCATCTTTTATCAATCCTTTATGTTTGTACAAAGTCTTTCTACTGGCATTCCTTATTTGGTACTCCTTTACAGGTACTGGCATTCCTTATTTGGTACTCCATTACAGGTTTGAACCAAATTTAGGATGTAATTTTGATAGGTTTGAACCCACAACCTTATAGTTATGAATTTTGCACTCTACCACTAAGCTATATGAGCCTCGATTTGTTGATTCATGGAAATACTAATTTTGTTagcttaacatatttttttgtgtgtttctttTGTAGGAGAACCATGTAAAATATATCGTTGTATTATTAAGAGTAAGTCATTTCTAGAAAAGATGGCCATTTTTTAGCACacatttctttttgtttgtCAATTTATGAGATGAAGAATGCGCTTTCTTCTAATGCAATGGTAAAGTAGTGATTTTttccttgattttttttaagggaTGGTCTTTCTTGTTCTTATTAGTGTTTAGACTAACATCTAAACCATGTCGCTTCAGAAATTTATTCAGAAATTTATTGACCATGTTGGCGATTTATTACAAACATATGTTGACAGAAGACAACATGTATCattccactagtaaaaaatggaAATTACCAAGGAGGCTCACCAAGAGCGATTAGATACTCTcggttaaaatttaaattccgAGAGCATTCGTTTTCCCTCGCGCATATTTTACATGGTCACCGAGAGCATTCGTTTTGGCTATCCtatgattataattaataaaaaaaaaacaagtcatGAATCATATACCTTTGAATCATTTGTTTCTTCATATGTAGATTCATGATGTCTTTGGGAGCAAGTTGCACACTTGATGATATTTCTCCAATGTACCAAGTGAATCAGAGGAAACTCACATGAAATAGTCTATTAGAGACCTCTATCGACTTCCAATGCATCCTAATAGCAAGATTTCCTATTACAAGGATTAGGTGTACCTATATCCCAAATTACTAGCTTCAACCTTTTTCCTTCAATATGAGCTAACATTTCATTAGGtttgcataaaataaaattttgattgaattattttaaaatagatcaaataacatttattatttatatggaaTAAATAGTGTTATTTCCCAATTCTTTTTCGTTAttgtaaagagaaaaataaaatttgccTCAGAATGCAGTACCCATTCCAAACTGATCTTTAAAACTTGTGAAGAGTATAAGATTAAAAGACATAAAGCCCAATCTTGAATATTGAAAAATGGATCAGGTAGTTGGTCCAAAACTAGATGGGCCTTTTTTAGGCTAAACAGGCCAGATATTTTAAGCCTGGAAAATTAATTATGCAGAAAGAAACCCTTTTTATATTTGATCCAAAAGAATCAACATgttattaaaatcataaaattttaagattttaaagaaATGTAACGtagattaatataattttacttaaattcTTACCATTTCAAATTTACgatattaagaatttaaattttacaattttatacaataattttttaaaaagtgaatttatattaaaattttaaaaaaaacttattatttattgagATAAATGAACGaggaaaatatgatttttttagtgacaaattatttattattaatttatacttaactatatatatatatatatatatatatatatatatatatatatatatattaataatatttatcaatattttttaaaataaacttttacgattttaaataaactatcaatttgaaaatgttattatatatcatttcaCTTAAAGCTATAATAGAATCCGAtactaatttgataattaaattgcAACATTGTTAGTTGCCCCTTGTAAATTTGATCCCTAGGAGATGAGTCATGAGATAATATAGATTATCTAAGTATATTATACAATCATGACCCATTTTTAATTAGAACATTTTTAAGtacaaatcaaacctaaatatttaaaaagttgaattggTCGGATTATTTGTATCATCCACGAGGATatctttgatttattattaatatcaatatcaataatgataattatatgtttgtttaaaaaatattcactaTATGTATAGATCTAGAACAAAAGTatgaatacattttattttttggaaaaactttTTTAACATCAAGTAAGAATAATTTTTTGGAAACTTTTTGGGTCCTAactttcaaaatcagatataaCTTGACAGAAATTCAGGAATTGAATTATGCTATAAATGATATCTTGTTCGCCTTATGTTTCTTCCGTCTATCATTTGATTTAACTTGCTAGATCGATATTCATTTTTTGTTATCCATATGGTTTGATTTTGATACGAAGACATTAATGGAACATTATAAAGCTGTTATGTTTGGTACAAAGTTACTTTCAATACCTTTTTTTCTACTTTAGACAgtactatttaaaaatattagtacTTAATTATCCATTTCTCTATCCAAAGAAGACATGCATTATCCATTATAGAGTACTCTCATGCATCTTGTggttttaattttctttatctccCACACAATAAGTATCTAATACAaagttgttttaatttataaatattttatgttttagtaTACCCTTGATTTTAACAACATTCGAGGGACCATAAGTCATAAATGGCAATCTTTTGTCGATGATGGGTCTTTTTGTGACGCGAAAACCGTTTTATAGACACAAAAACTTGCGGAGACcgatttaaaaacaaacaacatAGGATGCTTGCTTGCTTCATCTTGAAGGGCGTgactaaattgattaaaaaaactaaGATCCCTCTTTTCATAAATGGACCATTAATTGAACCACCCACTTTGCTTTAGCCCCTTTTAATAGGGTCTTTCATGAGACAAGCTAAAGGGAGGTAGTGACAGTCTTCTTAATGGGAAAAACATGCGAATTTGATTCCCCAAACTTTGAGGATTTAAAGTTAACTATTTTCTAGATTTTGATTCATCAATTCTTTTGCTTCTTTATTTTGATAGTTGAAATTATGGATTTTCCTATTTTCTCCGTATTAATACTTAAgtcattattcattttttcataGAAAATCACATTTCTCTTAAAGATTTGTGTCCTCTTTATAAGTAGTTATAGATGAAGTTAATTCGGAATGTGTTTTGATGGACTATGTGTCGATTATACACCTTAACTAAAGTATTTTAAGTTGGAATCGAACTCGTAATCTTTAATTTCTCAGCAATCACTTAAGCTACTGTAGTGAATTatactatttataatttttgtaattattttattttgtatttctaTGATAATTGATGCAACTTTTGCATTTTACTAgatcaaattatcattttaataaaaacatatagcACAATTAGACATCACTATTATAAGAGGTTGTTGTTATAAGAGATGGTGGATTTAACCCTAAATATAGGTGcattttactattttaacaaaaaaaaaaagacaaataaagttaaaactTTTTAATAGTTACACACTTATTTGGTCGTGAGAAGATGTGGACCTTTGTACACAAACAATTAACACACTtccatattttctttaattattatttgaaatatttgattatatcatATTCcccaaatattatatatatatatatatatatatatatatatatatatatatatatatatatatatatatatatatatatatatatatatatatatatatatatatatcattttgattcaaatttattttttaaagcatGCCAACAAGGTAAGATTCTCCATTTAAATCAggatgtttttaaataaaaaataataaaattatgacatTCTTTAGTgtgaaaataagatttttttgtaTGCATATATTTTCCTACtggatattaa contains the following coding sequences:
- the LOC124917440 gene encoding uncharacterized protein LOC124917440; its protein translation is MAAQIGELSKLQVNNTQAQINSDAETAKRLQDEERERERLRKETEEKDLALAKQCNEEEQTALQEPIPAQPSHAIKTRNKNKRKAVVEVMKRAERNSRRVIEPVGLNEEPLDEEEEEDLEELNRRKKKAVEISTATPSSRPIIAQTSRPPKPASGGFGFGKRTLGISSVWAG